Proteins from a genomic interval of Euleptes europaea isolate rEulEur1 chromosome 16, rEulEur1.hap1, whole genome shotgun sequence:
- the ERCC5 gene encoding DNA excision repair protein ERCC-5 produces the protein MGVQGLWKLLECSGRPINPETLEGKILAVDISIWLNQAVKGVRDRHGNSIHNAHLLTLFHRLCKLLFFRIRPVFVFDGEAPLLKRQTLAKRRQRKEGAATDSKKTTEKLLKTFLKRQAIKTALAGKSNDQFPSLSDVRREEVDDIYVLPSLKEEEKNSSEDEDEKEWEERMTQKKILLEELCENTCSVDVESEDFQTLPPEVKHEILTDMKAFTKRRRTLHEAMPEGSSDFSQYQLKGLLKKSSLNRQLEHVEKEMNQQYSGQIQSQYENDGGFLKEVESRRVVSEDTSHYILIKGIQSKGATPRDPATASAHHSSARPQDSQQSTKTSKTSVNVTPPPREFSKAESTSSTSPAPPSPRTMLAIQAAMLGSSSEEELEDEEKHQLESDEIRTGPVADAGNVSPRTLRAIEEALCDEGEVQSPWSGNTAGSQAGRVLASKLLTSSSDEEDHKPEEPSGKELLVPPAGESENEILNPESELDKEKYALEIDVSVPEETYAPSVDPARSSDSGEKERGEEKQASEVDSSSPQDGDVVLQPLRSSTPPVAISPSDCTELAQNGEIGHSGASVPQPAKGAFDRQRVLSLTPETASVAEERMENQSQSEESDSDDSFIEVDAELSSEFQDEAEQEKEAGPATSAVEKGDHEGATERLPEKAGEDAELSVQQNVATGSEEEDAVNEWQDISMEELEVLETNLSVEQNTLRTQKQQQERIAATVTGQMFLESQELLRLFGIPYIEAPMEAEAQCAVLDLTDQTSGTITDDSDIWLFGARHVYKNFFSQKKYVEYFQYVDFQNQLGLDRNKLINLAYLLGSDYTEGVPNVGYVTAMEILNEFPGRGMEPLFQLAEWWAEAQKSKKTCPNPHDTKVKKKVRQLQLTPGFPNPAVSEAYLHPVVDESKGSFVWGRPDLEQIREYCQSHFGWNKLKTDEVLLPVLKQLNAQQTQLRIDSFFRLAQQEKQAIKSQRLRRAVTCMRRKEKEEEETEVSQATTTSKERQGKEQGVTGAPNQRGKRKKHPPAKQESFLGGGFIGEVELSEPSSGSSGEESENEALSRCPRRKNAKVLKITSACHDAAVGHGVPQVEAGNSSSSTEEEVMMVTARPVFKGKKAKGQSSRGRRKK, from the exons ATGGGAGTTCAAGGACTTTGGAAACTGCTGGAGTGCTCGGGACGGCCGATAAACCCAGAAACGCTGGAAGGAAAAATTCTTGCCGTCG ataTAAGCATTTGGTTAAACCAAGCTGTTAAAGGGGTAAGGGACCGCCATGGAAATTCTATCCACAACGCCCACCTCCTGACACTGTTTCATCGACTTTGCAAATTGCTGTTTTTCCGAATCCGGCCTGTCTTTGTTTTTGATGGAGAAGCTCCACTCTTGAAGAGGCAGACTTTG GCTAAACGCAGACAACGGAAAGAAGGAGCAGCCACTGACTCCAAGAAAACTacggagaaacttttgaaaacttTCCTAAAAAGACAAGCTATTAAAACCGCTTTAGCAGGCAAGAG CAATGATCAGTTCCCCAGTCTTTCAGACGTGAGAAGAGAAGAAGTTGATGACATCTATGTGTTACcttctttaaaagaagaagaaaaaaatag CTctgaagatgaagatgaaaaaGAATGGGAAGAAAGGATGACACAGAAAAAGATACTGCTG GAAGAATTATGTGAAAACACTTGTTCTGTTGATGTTGAGTCAGAAGATTTCCAGACCCTGCCCCCTGAAGTAAAGCATGAGATCCTTACTGACATGAAAGCTTTCACAAAAAGAAGACGGACGCTACATGAAGCAATGCCGGAG GGGTCGAGTGACTTCTCCCAGTATCAGCTGAAAGGGCTGCTTAAAAAAAGCAGCCTGAATCGACAACTAGAACATGTGGAAAAGGAGATGAACCAACAGTACTCCGGCCAAATCCAGAGCCAATATGAGAATGACGGGGGTTTCTTGAAAGAAGTCGAAAGCAGGAGGGTCGTGTCTGAAGACACCTCTCACTACATCCTGATAAAAG GTATCCAGTCCAAAGGAGCTACCCCCAGAGATCCGGCAACTGCTTCTGCTCACCATTCTTCCGCAAGGCCTCAAGATTCACAGCAAAGTACGAAGACCAGCAAGACTTCGGTCAACGTAACACCACCTCCACGTGAATTCTCAAAGGCTGAATCGACTAGCAGTACCTCCCCTGCTCCCCCTTCTCCCAGAACCATGCTGGCAATCCAGGCTGCCATGCTGGGAAGCAGTTCGGAAGAGGAGCTGGAAGATGAAGAGAAGCATCAGCTTGAGTCGGATGAAATCAGGACTGGCCCTGTTGCAGATGCTGGCAATGTGTCGCCAAGAACACTGAGGGCTATTGAGGAAGCTTTGTGCGACGAAGGGGAGGTTCAATCTCCTTGGTCCGGGAATACCGCTGGAAGTCAAGCAGGGCGGGTTCTCGCGAGCAAGCTTCTTACCAGTagctcagatgaggaggaccacAAACCTGAAGAACCGAGTGGAAAAGAACTTCTAGTTCCACCTGCTGGGGAAtcagaaaatgaaatccttaaccCGGAGAGTGAACTGGACAAAGAGAAGTACGCGTTGGAAATAGACGTGAGTGTACCTGAAGAGACATACGCCCCTTCTGTGGACCCTGCACGCTCTTCTGATTCAGGTGAAAAAGAAAGAGGTGAGGAAAAACAGGCTTCCGAAGTGGATTCAAGTTCTCCGCAAGATGGTGATGTGGTGCTGCAGCCGTTGAGGTCGTCAACACCGCCAGTTGCCATAAGCCCTTCAGACTGCACGGAGTTGGCCCAAAACGGAGAAATTGGACATTCAGGAGCATCAGTGCCCCAACCAGCCAAGGGTGCTTTTGACAGGCAAAGGGTGCTTTCATTGACGCCAGAAACAGCCAGTGTTGCTGAGGAAAGAATGGAAAACCAGTCACAGTCAGAAGAGAGCGATTCTGACG ATAGCTTCATTGAAGTGGATGCCGAGCTAAGCAGTGAGTTTCAGGATGAAGCTGAgcaggagaaagaagcagggcCTGCCACTTCAGCGGTTGAAAAGGGAGACCATGAGGGTGCCACGGAGAGACTTCCGGAAAAAGCTGGCGAAGATGCAGAGCTGTCTGTACAGCAGAATGTGGCAACTGGAAGCGAGGAGGAGGATGCAGTTAACGAATGGCAGGATATCAGTATG GAAGAATTAGAAGTTTTGGAGACCAACCTTTCGGTTGAGCAAAACACACTCCGGACTCAGAAACAGCAGCAGGAGCGTATTGCGGCTACTGTGACTGGACAGATGTTCTTAGAAAGCCAG GAACTTCTGCGTCTTTTTGGCATTCCATACATTGAGGCCCCGATGGAGGCAGAGGCTCAGTGTGCCGTTCTGGACCTCACCGATCAGACCTCTGGGACCATCACAGATGACAGCGACATTTGGTTGTTTGGCGCCCGGCATGTTTACAAAAACTTCTTCAGTCAAAAAAAGTATGTGGAGTATTTTCAGTACGTGGACTTCCAGAATCAACTAG gcttagaTCGAAACAAGTTAATTAATTTGGCATATCTGCTCGGCAGTGACTACACGGAAGGCGTTCCTAATGTTGGTTACGTAACAGCGATGGAGATTTTGAATGAATTTCCTGGGCGAGGAATGGAGCCCCTTTTCCAGCTTGC GGAGTGGTGGGCTGAAGCTCAGAAGAGTAAGAAGACGTGTCCCAACCCACACGATACGAAAGTGAAGAAAAAAGTACGGCAGTTGCAGCTTACACCTGGCTTCCCAAATCCTGCAGTATCAGAAGCTTATCTACACCCAGTTGTAGATGAGTCAAAGGGATCCTTTGTTTGGGGAAGACCGGACTTGGAGCAGATCAGAGA ATATTGCCAGAGTCATTTTGGCTGGAACAAGTTGAAAACGGATGAAGTCCTACTGCCTGTCCTCAAACAGCTGAACGCTCAGCAG ACGCAGCTCCGCATCGATTCCTTCTTCAGACTAGCCCAACAAGAGAAGCAGGCCATCAAGAGTCAAAGGCTTCGCAGGGCTGTGACTTGCATgaggagaaaagagaaggaggaagaagaaaccgAAGTCTCGCAGGCTACAACCACCTCTAAAGAAAGGCAAGGGAAGGAGCAAGGAGTGACCGGAGCCCCGAACCAGAGGGGCAAGAGGAAAAAGCACCCACCCGCCAAGCAGGAGAGCTTTTTAGGGGGAGGTTTCATAGGGGAAGTGGAGCTGTCAGAGCCGTCCAGCGGGTCTTCAGGTGAAGAGTCGGAGAACGAAGCCTTGAGTCGGTGTCCCAGGAGGAAGAATGCCAAGGTGCTCAAAATCACCTCTGCATGTCACGATGCCGCTGTGGGGCATGGAGTGCCACAAGTTGAAGCGGGGAATAGTAGCTCCAGCACAGAGGAGGAAGTGATGATGGTGACTGCCAGGCCTGTTTTCAAGGGCAAAAAGGCAAAGGGCCAGTCTTCAAGAGGACGAAGAAAGAAATAA